The Triticum urartu cultivar G1812 chromosome 6, Tu2.1, whole genome shotgun sequence genome includes the window gcactcacacttatcttgcgagttttagagtatccactttcacttgtctatgaactgttataggcaacccagaagtccattaccgcggacacggctattcgaatagatgatgttaaccctgcaggggtgtacttcttcacacacgctctcaccacttaccatcatttacacgacatgtactcggcaaccttcaagcggaagcccaacgagggtgtcggccacggcctacctaaacactcaagtctctagtccaggtttatcacctatccaggttccatccgcagggagtccggccaaggtttccacatacggccccggacgatgtgtacagggtttcaagacaccaaacgggcgcccggcatgcccggccatggtgtatctaccgcatcatagcccacccctagggtcagcgctacgcacggccgccaacacatatcctataaacaccagaaactagttgcaactcctggacagaggacaagggtgatcaagaagccgagagggtccattggtttcgggcccaatgcgtggtagtaactgtttcatggatcacaaacactgaactcagttcctaaggacggtttcaatgagacaacccaccatgtactcctacatggcctctcactgctacctttaccaaatcgtgttcacacacttatctcacacacagtaggacatgttcatcactgttccaattcatccccgatgaatcagacctgactcaactctaagtagtagcaggcatgacaaataagcatgaatgagtaggcacatcagggctcaaacaactcctactcatgctagtgggtttcatctatttactgtggcaatgacaggtcatgcagaggaaaggggttcaactaccgcgacatgtaacagttgaatcgttgttgtcctaatgcagtaaaagagagcaggagcgatagagtgggattgtatcggaatgaacaagggtgTTTTACTTGCCtcgcacttctgaagatattatagctcttcatcggtgtcatcgaacccATCGTCGAAACCAcatctatcgagaggggacaaataccggcaacaggagaaagaaacacaatcaatgcaatgcacaatatgatgcatgctcatgacatgtcaatatgctatGGTTTGaactaatgcaactagcaacatgttaaatggggttggtttgaaccctaggttcaaattcaaactccatatgtgagagtttaaattccatttatatgaattggcctaatcagcagccataagttgttctaacatgcatgaaaatgccataaacagattccttgaatttttctgataatttttcatatataatttatttcatttggagttatggttgaatttctatgatttttagaagtttaaattgttttctggaatttcctgtattattttaaatccagaaattcctttactgcgtcagcactacgtcattatgacgtcagcaggtcaacagggccGGTTAGAGTCAAACTTGACACATGGGACCCACCGGTCAGTGTCATTAGACTAACTAATTTTTGTTAGTCCTAATTCTAGGGTAATTAGCAGGgcgggcccacatgtcagtggctcaTCTAATTAGCTAAGTTAATTAACACTAACTAAACCTAACACTAATTAGACAGgcgcctgggcccacatgtcagtggaggtcaaacccctggtcaaccggggctaaaccaccggcgtttagccgccggcgatgACCAGACGCGGCGAAGGCTGCGGGAATGGGCTTTGGGGCCCCGTTCACAGCGTGGTTGGGCTCGTTCGAGAGCCCAGACCAGCGCGCGTCGGATGGTGGCGCCAGCCGGGCCTGGGGCGGCCGGAGGCGACGGCGGGGAGCTCGGCCGCGGCGTCCGGAGCTCGGGCGTGCTCGGGTTCAGCGCTGGGATGCACAACAGGGGCGTGGAGAGGGGCTACGGCCTCCTGGGAGTGTGGCAAACGCGGTGACGCGCTCGGTTTCGAGCCCgcgtggctgtggccacgacgaCGGCATTGCCGGCGGAGCAGAGTGCTCGGGCTCGGTGGAGATGGCGGCTAGGGGGCGCAACCGAGGCGTAGAGGAGGGGGGTTAGTGGCAGGGGCTCACGGTGGATGGAGAGGTGGCCTCGGCGTGCTCGGGGAAGCaccggagcgagcggggcggcgagaggCATCTCCAGTGGACAAAGGTTGAAGAAGACCTCGAAGGCGACGCTGCAGGGCTTCCGGCGGGGCGTGGTTCGGTGAGGGGGTCGAGGACGACGTCGCGGAACTTGTGGGCACAACAGAGGGGCGAGGGGGTAACTGTGGCCGTGGTGGTTCTCGTCGGTGGCGGCGGCCGCGTTCGGTGGTGCGAGGGAGAGAGACGGGNNNNNNNNNNNNNNNNNNNNNNNNNNNNNNNNNNNNNNNNNNNNNNNNNNNNNNNNNNNNNNNNNNNNNNNNNNNNNNNNNNNNNNNNNNNNNNNNNNNNNNNNNNNNNNNNNNNNNNNNNNNNNNNNNNNNNNNNNNNNNNNNNNNNNNNNNNNNNNNNNNNNNNNNNNNNNNNNNNNNNNNNNNNNNNNNNNNNNNNNNNNNNNNNNNNNNNNNNNNNNNNNNNNNNNNNNNNNNNNNNNNNNNNNNNNNNNNNNNNNNNNNNNNNNNNNNNNNNNNNNNNNNNNNNNNNNNNNNNNNNNNNNNNNNNNNNNNNNNNNNNNNNNNNNNNNNNNNNNNNNNNNNNNNNNNNNNNNNNNNNNNNNNNNNNNNNNNNNNNNNNNNNNNNNNNNNNNNNNNNNNNNNNNNNNNNNNNNNNNNNNNNNNNNNNNNNNNNNNNNNNNNNNNNNNNNNNNNNNNNNNNNNNNNNNNNNNNNNNNNNNNNNNNNNNNNNNNNNNNNNNNNNNNNNNNNNNNNNNNNNNNNNNNNNNNNNNNNNNNNNNNNNNNNNNNNNNNNNNNNNNNNNNNNNNNNNNNNNNNNNNNNNNNNNNNNNNNNNNNNNNNNNNNNNNNNNNNNNNNNNNNNNNNNNNNNNNNNNNNNNNNNNNNNNNNNNNNNNNNNNNNNNNNNNNNNNNNNNNNNNNNNNNNNNNNNNNNNNNNNNNNNNNNNNNNNNNNNNNNNNNNNNNNNNNNNNNNNNNNNNNNNNNNNNNNNNNNNNNNNNNNNNNNNNNNNNNNNNNNNNNNNNNNNNNNNNNNNNNNNNNNNNNNNNNNNNNNNNNNNNNNNNNNNNNNNNNNNNNNNNNNNNNNNNNNNNNNNNNNNNNNNNNNNNNNNNNNNNNNNNNNNNNNNNNNNNNNNNNNNNNNNNNNNNNNNNNNNNNNNNNNNNNNNNNNNNNNNNNNNNNNNNNNNNNNNNNNNNNNNNNNNNNNNNNNNNNNNNNNNNNNNNNNNNNNNNNNNNNNNgcaatagcaacatactaaacgatcgggtgctaagctaatggaatgggtcatgtcaatcacattattctcctaatgatgtgatcccattaatcaaatgacaacacatgtctatggttaggaaacataaccatcttcgattaacgagctagtcaagtagaggcatactagtgacgtttggtttgtctatgtattcacacaagtattatgtttccggataatacaattctagcatgaataataaacatttatcatgatataaggaaataaaataataacattattattgcctctagggcatatttccttcacaaggTGCCCGGGCCTGACGGGTTCACGGGACGTTTCTACGCAACCTGCTAGCATATCATAAGAGCGGACTTCATGAGGGCGCTGGAGGAGTTTCATGGTGGAAATATGCAAGGGTTACGTGCAATTAACAAGGCCACAGTCTCACTCCTTCCTAAGAAGATAGGAGCCATCGATATCAAAGATTACATGCCGGTTAGCCTCAATCATGGTGCGGTCAAGATATTCGACAAAATCCTTGCCACACGCCTTGCGGACGACTTGCCTCACCTCGTGGGCAATCATCAGAGCGCTTTTGTGCGGGGAAGATCTTTACATGATAATTTCATGCTCGTTCAAGGCACGGCACGCAGATTACATACTTTGAAGGATCCCACACTATTGTTGAAGCTAGACATATCTAAAGCCTTTGACTCAGTACAATGGCCCTTCCTGCTGGAAGTATTGGCTCACATGGGATTCAGACCAAGGTGGATGGCATGGATCTGTGGACTGCTTGCAACATCATCTACTAAGATTACTGTGAATGGGATACCGGGGAAACGATCTTCAATTGCCAAGGATTGCGTCAGGGGAGCCCGCTGTCACCCATGCTGTTCATTTTATGCATGGACCCCTACACCGTCTCCTTGAACTTGCAACCACCGCGGGTTTACTTTCTCCCTTGGCCAGGACAGGGTTGTGGCATAGAGTGTCGATGTACGTGGATGATGTCATGGTTTTTCTCAAGCCAATGGAAAGGGACCTCCGGACGTGTGCCTCGGTCCTGGACCTGTTTGCCAACGCGTCAGGGCTCAGAATCAACTTGCAGAAAAGCCTAGCCCTGCCGATCAGATGTTCGCCGGAGGACATGGAGCTTGCTTCGGGGCTGTTGGGATGTGAGCAAGGAACGTTCCCTTGCAGATATCTGGGGTTGCCACTGTCGATAAGGAAGCAAGCCGCATCACAGTTTCAGGATAGGGTGGATCAGATGGCCGCGAGGCTGCCATCTTGGAAGGCACGATCACTACCAAAGAGCAGCCGGTTGCTCCTTATTCAGTCGGTGCTATGTGCTATTCCTGTGCACTCCATGCTTGCATGGGTTTGCCAACGAAAATGCTAAAGGCGATGATCAAAATCTGCAGAAGCTTTCCATGGTATGAGAAAGAAGACGGCGGAGGTGGAAAGTGCGCAGTTGCTTGGGAAACCTTATGCCGACCCAAGTGGGCAGGTGGACTCGGAGTTACAAACCTCAGGTGGATGAATATTGCACTCCAAGCGAAGTGGCTCTGGTTGCAACGCGCTGACAGGACTAGACCATGGGCAGAGTTCAAATTCTCAGTGCCGTACGAGGCAAGGGGATTGTTCCAAGCGGCGGCCAAAGTGACGGTGGGTAATGGACACACAACGCTCTTCTGGGAGGATAGATGGCTCAACGGATACAGGATGCAGGAGCTGGCACCGCTCATATATGACATGGTGTCAAAACGGACGAGGGACGTGAGAACGGTGGCAGAGGCTATACAGGGTGCAACTTGGGCGCGAGATGTTGGCCCAAACATGGATGACACGGCACTACTGTAGTTCCTAGAGGTGTGGCCGCAAGTACATAGCGTGGCTCTTGACCCACGGCAGCCGGATCAGCTCAAGTGGTCATGGGAGAAGGATGGTGAATTCTCGGCAAGATCAGCTTACGCGGCCAATTTCGCGGCCCTTCAATGCTCACCGACGGCAACCTACACATGGGTGTCAAGGACGCCCTTGCGCTGCCGATTTTTGCATGGTTGGCTCTAAGGGATAGAGTGTGGACCTCCGATAGACTGGCAAGACGTGGACTACCACATCAAGACACATGCCCCTTCTGCGATCAAAATGATGAAACAATTAATCATCTCATGACACAATGCGTTTTCGCGAAGGAGGTCTGGACGAAGGTGGGTCAGGCAGTTGGCATGACAGGAATGACGCCATCAAGCGATGAGGATCTAGTGAAATGGTGCACCAGGCCCATCTTCGAGGGGAGGCATGCCAAGACCTTGCGGGCGATTCACCTACTTGTCATGTGGGAGCTGTAGAAACACCGAAACGCTATTGTGTTCAAGGGCATGAGGCCGGACGTGCAACACATCTTACGACGGATCGCCTCCGAGTGTGGGTCATGGAGACAAGCGGGTGTTCTACGCAAAGACATGCGTTTCAACTTTATAGGAGTAGTTGGGTGGAGCGAGGGCGAGTAATCCGCTAGGATGTATTAAGGATGGAATGCGTAGTAAGACGTGTTGTAAATAACCGTAGATTGGGGTATCTTACCCTCTCCTTCTCTTAATATAAGATACGCACACTCGTGCGTGCGAGAAAAAAGATCAAGAGGAGAAAGAGAAAGGAAGAGTATGATCAGCTGATCGCTTCGCTAAGGCCGCGACCACGCACATGTTCAGTTCGCAGCTTTACCCTGCGATGTAATCAGAGGTTTCGTGTACCAAGGGAATCAAATTTTTTTAGTTCATCCTGTCCTACTAAACTTTTGTGCATGGTAATCTTAGCTTTGTCTTGGATATTTTTCACCCTTTCTCCTCGATCGTGCGCATGGATATTTTCACAAACCAACTTTTTTTTAGGTCAATAAcaaaaaaaagaatcaactaaggATTCAGTGGAAATGAATGAATCAACATGGAGTAGATGAAAGCCGGTTATACGAGATCGCGAGTGCAGTTGCTGGGCATGTATATGTAATTGTATAAGAAGAAAAGAAGTCACAGCGAACGCAAGAAGACACCAGCAGTACTTTCGACAAACGTAAACCCACAGCAAACAAGCCGCTGTCATGCGGCACAGCGTATGGTAAGTCCAAAGTTACACTAACGGGGAACCTGTCCCAGGCGCAGAAGCGCAGAACACACAAATCATACGTGCACAAGGTTAACATTGGCCTCTGCAGCCTCTAATTCAGCAGCCTCATAAAATTCACAGAATTTTCAATTCTTTAGTCATATGCCAAACCCTTACATATACATACGCCGCGAAGTAAACATACCCTAGCAACAGCAACACATCTTAGTGGTCGGGTAACTGCTTTGTTCCTGCTTACTGCTACCAAAATATCAGCGCAGCCAAATTCTTTACCCAGAGTTCTTGCTAGTACTATATCGGCTATGAGATAACGTTTCTTCTGGTCACATGCCATAGAAAAATTCTCCATTCTTAAAGAAAACAACTAATCAGAGTTTGATCTGATACTACAGTGAAACAACTAATCATATGAAACTCCTCATTAGTCACTACTGGTATTTTAACTGCCTTCGCATATTACTTGATCGCAGTTGATGTTAGAACACAATGGTGCAGTCGATCAAAGGGGGCATGCTGAAGAACTTGGTGCAAATGACCACTATCATTTCGACCATTGCCTTTGCTCGGTATCAGCACTAACAAAGTAGACATCCAATTCATCACATAGTTGCACTACACAATCTCTTGGCCCTCCATGTCCTTCCTGGTGAGTGCCGATACTTCCAAATGGGCATTCAATTACCAAGCATGCCCTCAGAACAAATGAACATGCCATTGGGGTAGCATAGAAAGGAATGACTCTGGAGCAGCTCTTCATCTTATCATTGCCCTCAAAACAAGACAAGTCTAAGAAGACATGTTGGACGGACTGACCAGCAACCATGCGGAGCCATATTCTATCATGACTAGAGGTATTGCACAGAGACATGTCAAACGCCACGCCCACGGGTAATCCATAAACATATGATAACGGATTTTCAGAATCTGTATCCCGGACTTGCAGCACAGCAGTTGTAGCATTAAGCATTTCAAAATCTCTTGCTGGTTTTAGATCAAAGATTTCAAGAAAGGTGCAAATGTTGACAATAGGAGTGCCGTCGATAAAGTTATCATCAAACACTTTCTTAACTTCTTTGCTGAAGTCGGAAAGTTCATAGGATCCATCGGCACACAGACCATCAATGTGATTAATTATCCAATGCAACTTATCTAGCACTAATTTTGAACATGTTCCAAACTCGGACAGTCTACATAAAATAGCTAACAAAGCAAACTCCAAAACTTGAACCTCCAGTTCTCTATTCAATCCAGCATAACAACATTTCATCCTTCTCACAGATGTATCCAACTTCTCAAGCAAAATATCAAGTGATGTGGGGCCAAAAGCATGAGAATCATCCAACTGAATGAACCACCATATTTCAACAATGAGCTGTACTGCATCAAGATAGTCGCATACAAAGCTCAACACCGCACTAGTTGATCCAGAAGAATTTACAGCTAAGCTATTGACTTCTTCTTTGCATGTTCTACAATAAAGACAATCAAAAGAAGTTGAAGTAATCACAAACAATAGCATGAAAGATTGGTTGCATGGGAAAGAACGGAATATAGTAAGTCATACCTCAGAGTACTTTGAACTTCTCCTATACTGCACGGCTTTATCATAACCCAGGCTCCTTTAACTGTTTCTAATATGATCCTTGTCGATTGCTTTATCACGACTTCATCTAAGTACTTGGTTGTTTTTCCAGTCGTTTCTACCTGTGCATGAGTTCCTCCCACAGTTTCAACACTGAAACATTCATAATCTCCACCTTCTGCAGACACTAACTTCTTTTCCCAAAACTGCATTCCAGCTTGACGATACAAATAGGATAAGAGTGAATCCTGTTCATCTTCGGCTAGTGCACACGAGATCATCCCAAATAGGGGAATTGCATGTGAAAATATAACTGTGGGTATATCCAGTTTTTTGTCTTTATCATCATAAGCAGCCGAGACAGAAACCATTAACAATGCTTTGATTCTAGGTTTATCCAAGATCAGCTCTCCATCAGATGCCATATTGATCTATGTCATAGATAATATAGCATTAAGGGATATAACAAAACTTCATAAAAAATCCAAAAGAAATGCTACTATACTCAATGTAGCAAATGAAGATATTACTCTACCTACGCATAAAAACAAGTCCGAAGTCCTTGTATGTTAAGAATAACAAAAGGCTAAAGTGAGAAAATATGGTTGGTCAGTGGAATTAatattcaaattcttttcaccacatTGTTTGCTTATGCTCATTCCTTAAACAGTTGGGCCTAAGGAGGATAAGCTGGAACTTAAATAAAGCTGATTTTAATATGTTAAAAGTTATTTGCAAACCAAGTGTGTGTGCATGGCTGCTAGGTGTCCTTTTTTGCTATTGGATCTAAAGAGAAGTGAGACTGTACCTCACATACTGAACACACCATCTCAGGTCATAATACCCCTAAGCGTGTTTGGTTGGGGGTAATTAGAGCTAAGGAATGGGAATTGAAGGGGTACGAGACTTCAAATCTATTGTTTGGTTAGGGGGATTGGGAGTTCATAAGGGAATAGTCATGGGACTTGAGACTCCAACTTCCACCGTTTTATTAACAGGGGAGGGGGTGGGAGTTGGAAGGGAATTGTTTTAGTGAGTCAATCTTAACCCTTCATCATAACTTGCGTTAATTTCCCTTGTCTATTCCCTTGTCAATTCCCACGAACCAAACACGAGAATACAGTTTCTcctcaaactctcacacataaTTTCCATCATGCGCCAAACAGGGGATTGGGAATAAAACGACTCATCCCATGTCTAATCTCAATACAACTCCCTACACTAAACTCTCATTCCCCTTCCCAAATTTTGCCAGAAATTATTCAATGATAATGCAGTTGAGAAAACACATAATGTTAATCTGCAAACTGCTGTCAGCATTTCTTTGAATCAGTAAGATCCCTAAACTAGTAGCGTTGTGATGCATCCTCTGTTCATCTGATTTGGCTCGCACTTCACATTGATTTGGGGCAGTTTGAGCACAGAATAATATAGGTATGTTCCTCACTGACAACCCTGCCTATTGTTTTAATAGATTGTAGGCAATGTGATATCTAGACAGACAAACCATTATGATGTGCAAAGGTGTATGAGGCTATGAGCAAGCAGCGGTGTGTTTCTCCTTACAAGTAGGTTCTGTTTTAGGCTTTTATTGCATAATAGATATGGTTTTGTGATCTATGGTCTTAATTACAAAAGCATGCTAGCATATGGAAGAATGGATATTCTATTTGTTGCTCTTACTGATTTGGCTACAAAGAGGAGATCATCTGGAGTGTATCTATCTGCTGTGGACTCAGACACTATCATTATCACCCTACTAACAGATTACCATTTATAGATGATGCTCTATTGGTGATTTTGACTTTTCAAAGGAGTTTCCCTACAAACTCAGTGATTACGTGGCATACATATGCAACTTCTGTTCTGATAGAACTATTTCTCATTTTTCTGTGAAACTACTAGGTACCCATCTTGGTTGAACTTCGTGGAATTTTGCAAAATTTACTTACTGAGTTAGATTGCCCATATCAAGCAAGTTACAGTaatttatttgaattttttttaccAATGCTCCATCCTTATAGTATACTAAGATATGCATAGATACTTTTTTCACACACCTTGTGTCCGGTTTATGATATTTGTACTCCACAGAGAAATCTGCATGTCCACGCTTGATATCACCCCCCACCCTGCTGTGACGCTGAGCCACCGGTCACGTGGAAGAAGTCAAGAAGAAGGGAGTGAAAGGAGAGACTGGGGGGGGTAGGTTAGAAATGCAAGCCACTTTGATACTTAGATGAAAACATGATGG containing:
- the LOC125513930 gene encoding protein SIEL-like isoform X2; amino-acid sequence: MREELGGDGDQMDWVFLQLSSMARDMCTEVRIEAFNALAKMQRVSEGVLLQSLSKKIIKTDTGSASSIKGKKLPPKLSFPCAAGIFAHGVEDEFYQVRTIACKTLGALAKLSNQYAQKALDLLMDMMNDDIEAVRLQTLQALFDMATYGCLSMQEKHMHMFLGILMDANVVVRNAARKILGSVNLPKLQMFKSALDGLIAGLKKNPEDQDIYGVLFSIGKNHGSFSANIAKHLAKEINMASDGELILDKPRIKALLMVSVSAAYDDKDKKLDIPTVIFSHAIPLFGMISCALAEDEQDSLLSYLYRQAGMQFWEKKLVSAEGGDYECFSVETVGGTHAQVETTGKTTKYLDEVVIKQSTRIILETVKGAWVMIKPCSIGEVQSTLRTCKEEVNSLAVNSSGSTSAVLSFVCDYLDAVQLIVEIWWFIQLDDSHAFGPTSLDILLEKLDTSVRRMKCCYAGLNRELEVQVLEFALLAILCRLSEFGTCSKLVLDKLHWIINHIDGLCADGSYELSDFSKEVKKVFDDNFIDGTPIVNICTFLEIFDLKPARDFEMLNATTAVLQVRDTDSENPLSYVYGLPVGVAFDMSLCNTSSHDRIWLRMVAGQSVQHVFLDLSCFEGNDKMKSCSRVIPFYATPMACSFVLRACLVIECPFGSIGTHQEGHGGPRDCVVQLCDELDVYFVSADTEQRQWSK
- the LOC125513930 gene encoding protein SIEL-like isoform X1 is translated as MDEGLAASEPGPSVAKRARFMGPHASSSSGADPEMEIQALVSMASGLYPLARAEALSGLAAVLKKVNAGGGVVECCYACTEKLLRDEDEGIRLAAVRLVGLCAEKFAMREELGGDGDQMDWVFLQLSSMARDMCTEVRIEAFNALAKMQRVSEGVLLQSLSKKIIKTDTGSASSIKGKKLPPKLSFPCAAGIFAHGVEDEFYQVRTIACKTLGALAKLSNQYAQKALDLLMDMMNDDIEAVRLQTLQALFDMATYGCLSMQEKHMHMFLGILMDANVVVRNAARKILGSVNLPKLQMFKSALDGLIAGLKKNPEDQDIYGVLFSIGKNHGSFSANIAKHLAKEINMASDGELILDKPRIKALLMVSVSAAYDDKDKKLDIPTVIFSHAIPLFGMISCALAEDEQDSLLSYLYRQAGMQFWEKKLVSAEGGDYECFSVETVGGTHAQVETTGKTTKYLDEVVIKQSTRIILETVKGAWVMIKPCSIGEVQSTLRTCKEEVNSLAVNSSGSTSAVLSFVCDYLDAVQLIVEIWWFIQLDDSHAFGPTSLDILLEKLDTSVRRMKCCYAGLNRELEVQVLEFALLAILCRLSEFGTCSKLVLDKLHWIINHIDGLCADGSYELSDFSKEVKKVFDDNFIDGTPIVNICTFLEIFDLKPARDFEMLNATTAVLQVRDTDSENPLSYVYGLPVGVAFDMSLCNTSSHDRIWLRMVAGQSVQHVFLDLSCFEGNDKMKSCSRVIPFYATPMACSFVLRACLVIECPFGSIGTHQEGHGGPRDCVVQLCDELDVYFVSADTEQRQWSK